In Streptomyces flavofungini, a single genomic region encodes these proteins:
- a CDS encoding CpaF family protein: protein MQGRPVHADPTVRPQAGGHPLSQRLQAQGRPHAGYGSATSTPAPDSAVPQATVDHRVAQHIKSQVAKQREELLKADPTLDRAGEEQRCLGWINEAVALWSNAAAAERGVSPTAAEDNALRRAVYDLLFRAGRLQPYLDDPRVEDIFINGPDDVWLDYGDGERRRVGAIADSEEELLEMLRELARDSGHGERTISTANPLLALSLKDGSRLQAITDVSPTTYAVIRRHRVQNADLQGMIDLGAIDPILAEFLRACVRAEKNVIIAGKQKAGKTSLMRSLLRELDPDERFATIQTEDELFAHSNGYHRQAISLVAREGNGEVGAGGRSAGEVSLLDLMHPALRMSLERMVVGEVRGPEVVAMMQALTNGAGGNLCTIHARRPDIVFDRIAELYALAQSNLSEQLAYRQIANGLDFVVFVSMIDETKIGGRRHRFVSHIVEITGVAESGRPATNDIFAPNRALGEERAVPTGTHPECIDELRRVGFNSELLQHPYGAWAQPLPLKVVST from the coding sequence ATGCAGGGTAGGCCGGTTCACGCCGACCCGACAGTGCGCCCGCAGGCAGGCGGGCACCCGCTCAGCCAGCGGCTCCAGGCACAGGGCCGCCCGCACGCCGGGTACGGGTCGGCGACGAGTACACCCGCCCCCGACAGCGCGGTGCCGCAGGCCACCGTCGACCACCGGGTGGCCCAGCACATCAAGTCCCAGGTCGCCAAGCAGCGCGAGGAACTCCTCAAGGCCGACCCGACGCTGGATCGGGCCGGCGAGGAGCAGCGCTGCCTGGGCTGGATCAACGAGGCGGTGGCGCTGTGGTCGAACGCCGCGGCCGCCGAGCGCGGCGTGAGCCCGACCGCGGCCGAGGACAACGCGCTGCGGCGCGCGGTCTATGACCTTCTCTTCCGCGCGGGGCGCCTGCAGCCCTATCTGGATGACCCGCGGGTCGAGGACATCTTCATCAACGGCCCCGATGACGTGTGGCTCGACTACGGCGACGGCGAGCGCCGCAGGGTCGGCGCGATCGCCGACTCCGAGGAGGAGCTCCTGGAGATGCTGCGCGAGCTCGCCCGCGACTCCGGACACGGCGAGCGGACCATCTCCACGGCGAACCCGCTGCTCGCGCTCTCGCTGAAGGACGGCTCCCGGCTGCAGGCCATCACGGACGTCAGCCCGACCACGTACGCCGTGATCCGCCGCCACCGGGTCCAGAACGCAGACCTCCAGGGCATGATCGACCTCGGCGCGATCGACCCGATACTGGCCGAGTTCCTGCGGGCCTGCGTGCGCGCCGAGAAGAACGTGATCATCGCGGGGAAGCAGAAGGCCGGCAAGACCTCGCTGATGCGCTCCTTGCTCAGAGAGCTCGACCCCGACGAGCGTTTTGCCACCATTCAGACCGAGGACGAGCTGTTCGCCCACAGCAACGGCTACCACCGCCAGGCCATCTCCCTGGTAGCCCGCGAGGGCAACGGGGAAGTGGGCGCGGGCGGGCGCAGCGCCGGCGAGGTCAGCCTCCTGGACCTGATGCACCCGGCGCTGCGCATGTCGCTGGAGCGGATGGTCGTCGGAGAGGTCCGCGGACCCGAAGTCGTCGCGATGATGCAGGCGTTGACCAACGGCGCGGGCGGCAACCTGTGCACCATCCACGCCCGCCGCCCCGACATCGTCTTCGACCGGATCGCCGAGCTGTACGCGCTCGCCCAGAGCAACCTCTCCGAGCAACTCGCCTACCGGCAGATCGCCAACGGCCTGGACTTCGTCGTGTTCGTCTCGATGATCGACGAGACGAAGATCGGAGGGCGTCGGCACCGGTTCGTCTCCCACATCGTGGAGATCACCGGAGTGGCGGAGTCCGGCCGCCCGGCCACCAACGACATCTTCGCCCCCAACCGAGCACTCGGCGAGGAGCGGGCCGTGCCCACCGGCACGCACCCCGAATGCATCGACGAACTGCGCCGCGTCGGCTTCAACTCCGAGCTGCTGCAGCACCCTTATGGGGCGTGGGCGCAGCCGCTGCCGCTGAAGGTGGTGAGCACGTGA
- a CDS encoding type II secretion system F family protein has protein sequence MTMLGALLSGMTLTAGLTALVWGLVGTTEPKQDRHTGWHGQGVREWFAGPQERRMRRRTQAGAAAVLWLGIWLVTGNFVAGLLIGVSVLGVPWLLAPVAATKSRIQQLEALSEWTQRLAGLLRLGMGLEQAMITSRKGAPDALAEQISTLADRLTMGWRPEEALRAFGDDLDDITADKIVAALILSVADRGPGLAQALEDLAATVRAEVARKRDTEADREKPRTTMRWMTLITLAVVVAGFFVPSYTAPYSTLLGQLVLAMLMAGFIGTLALMRHLAHYRRIPRFLSRDPRSTVRLPTPAVVPEHETAVAR, from the coding sequence GTGACGATGCTGGGGGCCCTGCTCAGCGGGATGACGCTGACGGCAGGACTGACCGCCCTGGTCTGGGGCCTCGTGGGCACCACCGAGCCGAAACAGGACCGGCACACCGGCTGGCACGGTCAGGGTGTACGCGAGTGGTTCGCCGGCCCGCAGGAGAGGCGGATGCGGCGCCGCACACAGGCCGGTGCGGCCGCTGTCCTGTGGCTGGGCATCTGGCTCGTGACCGGAAACTTCGTCGCGGGCCTCCTGATCGGCGTGTCCGTCCTCGGCGTGCCGTGGCTGCTCGCCCCAGTGGCGGCCACGAAGTCCCGCATCCAGCAGCTCGAGGCCCTCAGTGAATGGACCCAGCGGCTGGCCGGACTGCTGCGCCTGGGCATGGGCCTGGAGCAGGCGATGATCACCAGCCGTAAGGGCGCCCCCGACGCGCTCGCCGAGCAGATCTCCACGCTTGCCGACCGGCTGACCATGGGATGGCGGCCCGAGGAGGCCCTGCGGGCGTTCGGCGATGACCTCGACGACATCACTGCCGACAAAATCGTGGCCGCGCTCATCCTGTCGGTCGCCGACCGCGGCCCCGGGCTGGCCCAGGCCCTGGAAGACCTCGCCGCCACCGTCCGCGCCGAAGTCGCCAGGAAACGCGACACCGAAGCTGACCGGGAGAAGCCCCGCACCACCATGCGCTGGATGACTCTGATCACCCTCGCCGTGGTCGTGGCCGGATTCTTCGTCCCCTCCTACACCGCCCCCTACTCCACTCTCCTGGGCCAGCTGGTGCTCGCGATGCTCATGGCCGGGTTCATCGGCACCCTCGCACTGATGCGCCACCTCGCCCACTACCGGCGCATCCCGCGCTTCCTCAGCCGCGACCCGCGCAGCACCGTCCGCCTGCCCACCCCAGCCGTGGTGCCCGAGCACGAGACGGCGGTCGCCCGATGA
- a CDS encoding TadE family protein encodes MPRRIPQPAAWVARSRPWREDRGDASIQMAIIYPFVLLVAVAVIQASMWYYAREIALTAAREGLGAARSYKAGPGDGAQRAREVLDRTAGDSLRGPSVSTAGSTGERIRIQVSGTAQSMLPGVPGLRITQSASGPVERWTAPGE; translated from the coding sequence ATGCCCCGGCGTATACCGCAGCCCGCCGCCTGGGTGGCGCGCAGCCGGCCGTGGCGCGAGGACCGAGGAGATGCCTCCATCCAGATGGCGATCATCTACCCGTTCGTCCTGCTCGTCGCCGTCGCCGTCATCCAGGCCTCGATGTGGTACTACGCCCGTGAGATCGCGCTCACCGCAGCCCGCGAAGGACTCGGCGCGGCCCGTTCCTACAAGGCCGGGCCCGGCGACGGAGCCCAGCGCGCCCGCGAGGTCTTGGACCGCACGGCGGGCGACAGCCTGCGCGGGCCCAGTGTCTCCACGGCGGGCAGCACCGGCGAGCGCATCCGGATCCAGGTCTCGGGCACGGCCCAGTCGATGCTGCCGGGCGTCCCCGGGCTGCGCATCACGCAGTCGGCCTCGGGACCGGTGGAGCGTTGGACAGCGCCAGGGGAGTGA
- a CDS encoding TadE family protein has protein sequence MFHQVRCAPRDAGSAAVEAAIVLPALLVFLCMAIAGGRLVMSGSKVDAAAQDAAREASIHRTVEAAQAAARSAATESLNDQGVTCASTSVSVDTSGLNVPIGQVATVSATVRCTVNLSDLLLPGVPGARTQEATATSVVDQYRQRGGQ, from the coding sequence GTGTTCCACCAAGTCCGTTGCGCGCCGCGCGATGCCGGGAGCGCCGCGGTTGAAGCGGCGATCGTCCTTCCGGCGCTGCTCGTCTTCTTGTGCATGGCCATCGCCGGAGGCCGCCTCGTCATGTCGGGATCCAAAGTCGACGCGGCCGCGCAGGACGCCGCCCGCGAGGCCTCCATCCACCGCACCGTGGAGGCCGCCCAGGCCGCCGCACGCAGCGCGGCGACCGAGTCCCTGAACGATCAGGGCGTCACCTGTGCCAGCACCAGCGTGTCCGTCGACACCAGCGGCCTGAACGTGCCCATCGGCCAGGTCGCCACCGTCTCCGCGACCGTGCGCTGCACCGTCAACCTCTCCGACCTCCTGCTTCCCGGCGTCCCCGGAGCCCGCACGCAGGAAGCGACCGCCACCTCCGTCGTGGATCAGTACCGGCAGAGGGGCGGGCAATGA
- a CDS encoding TadE/TadG family type IV pilus assembly protein — MTLATPRTRRFDDRGGVTVFVAICVLALLSIIGLAVDGGGKMRATERADYIATEAARAGGQAIDPAQAVPGKTITVDPQAAQAAAQAYLNAADTNGTATVSADGKTLTVTTHGTYDTSFLSAVGIGSLNVTGHGKASLLHGVTAPEGP; from the coding sequence ATGACGCTCGCAACACCCCGCACCCGCCGCTTCGATGACCGCGGCGGCGTCACCGTCTTCGTGGCGATCTGCGTCCTCGCGCTGCTCAGTATCATCGGTCTCGCCGTCGACGGCGGCGGCAAGATGCGCGCCACCGAACGCGCCGACTACATCGCCACCGAAGCAGCCCGCGCAGGCGGACAGGCCATCGACCCGGCCCAGGCCGTGCCCGGCAAGACCATCACCGTCGACCCGCAGGCCGCCCAAGCAGCCGCCCAGGCATACCTGAACGCCGCCGACACCAACGGGACCGCCACCGTGTCCGCCGACGGCAAGACGCTGACCGTCACCACACACGGCACCTACGACACATCGTTCCTCTCCGCAGTGGGCATCGGCTCCCTGAACGTGACCGGCCACGGAAAGGCCAGCCTCCTCCACGGCGTCACCGCACCCGAAGGACCCTGA
- a CDS encoding LysM peptidoglycan-binding domain-containing protein, protein MSTPAPTGRTLAAILRGLASLAVLAAAVAGLPLLLIQVTPVVWDTSHDDLSHLVDRQDTGGAFLLLLIAIAWIGWAQFTFCTLREIPAQLRGRTWTAPRGLGSSQRLASVLIGSIIVLLPTGTALANPATAAPTATATLHPHQAPQTPQPAPTDHTAPTSADDSAPTYTVREVRPAESLWSIAEEQLGDGELWRDIAQLNDGRTMADGTTFHASTFLQPGWQLRMPGTLKPQNNTLATQGERAQQVTVRSGDTLWKIAEDELGDGTQYKEIFEENRGAPQPGGTTLTDPDDIRAGLELDIPHPTAPAAPQGPADKAKPDAEPPRSGDRDEAERDFAPGEKGGAPKAPKEEHEAHDRGQQPPPTKPDTSKPKPKESAAPPPASTPTSPAPTPPTAPTETKAPPETTTSAESDDPALGVREVAGIGMLLAGCLISAVGIKRLLQRRRRRPGETIAMPAEPARLEEVLEASSEPGSTDLLDRALRTLAHHARQQNTALPSVRGARVTSRTVELLPDTDMTEPLAPFTAAAVGRWTLDESHTLLTADQARQVPAPYPGLVTLGAEPDGSHLLLNLPARVLLLDGDDDAVRDTARAIALEAATSTWSDHAEILTIGLGTELPALLPQGRLRVVPHLRAAQSDLGELLLEHHQGGYDSEDQPEPLPWLLICSAEATPDDARHLADALAASRDLPVALVLPAKGAREAFPDAVRLTAGKDAPQRLNLLESDLVVQSLTEEDYRAFLEVLQTAEEPPHPAEGPWQLVPPSVLDTPIGPDRPASEPHFARLSAVPSADTEVPFTALTASATPSSTSPGSVPAFTSIAARTSPEPDLRSTAEDPVEPAGETAEPAAPAEEPGEPADEQAPEIQVLGPVTVTGIQASGHGFKLALLAALLHFKDGCTIDTAREAMDPRSPWSKQTLQVRISELRNRLGSDADGILYLPKTRAGTYRLSPKVRSDWHRFQQLAERGLAKGPGAGIADLEAALGLVRGRPFGGADLTWAAARIQEMLVRITDVAHTLATWHRSAPRPDLDAARRAIRIGLDVDDSAELLYQDWMLIEDQADSRAGVRTAYETLRDINKRLDVGMEPETERVYDTIMSRSAS, encoded by the coding sequence ATGAGCACCCCAGCCCCCACCGGCCGCACCCTCGCTGCCATCCTGCGGGGCCTCGCCAGCCTCGCCGTCCTGGCGGCCGCCGTCGCAGGCCTGCCGCTGCTGCTCATCCAGGTCACCCCCGTGGTGTGGGACACCAGCCACGACGACCTGAGCCACCTCGTGGACCGGCAGGACACCGGCGGCGCCTTCCTGCTCCTGCTCATCGCCATCGCCTGGATCGGCTGGGCACAATTCACCTTCTGCACCCTGCGTGAGATCCCCGCCCAACTCCGCGGCCGGACCTGGACGGCACCGCGCGGACTGGGTTCCTCCCAACGCCTGGCCTCGGTCCTCATCGGCAGCATCATCGTGCTCTTGCCCACCGGCACCGCCCTGGCCAACCCCGCCACCGCAGCCCCTACCGCCACCGCCACGCTCCACCCCCACCAAGCCCCACAGACACCCCAACCGGCCCCCACAGACCACACCGCGCCCACATCGGCCGACGACTCCGCGCCCACCTACACCGTCCGCGAGGTCCGCCCCGCAGAGAGCCTGTGGAGCATCGCTGAGGAGCAGCTTGGCGACGGCGAACTCTGGCGCGACATCGCTCAATTGAACGACGGCCGCACGATGGCCGACGGAACCACCTTCCACGCCAGCACCTTCCTGCAGCCAGGCTGGCAACTCCGGATGCCCGGCACCCTGAAACCCCAGAACAACACCCTCGCCACGCAAGGCGAACGCGCCCAGCAGGTCACCGTCCGCTCCGGCGATACCTTGTGGAAGATCGCCGAGGACGAGCTCGGCGACGGCACGCAGTACAAGGAGATCTTCGAGGAGAACCGGGGCGCACCTCAGCCCGGCGGCACCACGCTGACTGATCCGGACGACATCCGCGCGGGCCTGGAACTGGACATTCCTCACCCCACGGCCCCCGCCGCCCCCCAGGGGCCTGCCGACAAGGCGAAGCCAGACGCCGAGCCGCCCCGCAGCGGTGACCGGGACGAGGCCGAACGCGACTTCGCACCGGGCGAGAAGGGAGGAGCCCCGAAGGCTCCGAAGGAGGAGCACGAGGCCCACGACCGTGGACAGCAGCCGCCGCCCACGAAGCCCGACACGTCCAAGCCCAAGCCCAAGGAATCGGCTGCTCCGCCGCCCGCCTCCACACCCACAAGTCCGGCCCCCACGCCACCCACCGCCCCGACGGAGACGAAGGCACCGCCGGAGACGACCACGTCCGCCGAGTCGGACGACCCGGCCCTCGGCGTACGCGAGGTGGCCGGGATCGGGATGCTGCTCGCGGGCTGCCTGATCTCCGCTGTCGGCATCAAACGCCTGCTGCAGCGCCGCCGCCGGCGCCCGGGCGAGACCATCGCTATGCCCGCCGAACCGGCCCGCCTGGAGGAGGTCCTCGAGGCGAGCAGCGAACCGGGCAGCACCGACCTGCTCGACCGCGCGCTGCGCACCCTGGCCCACCACGCCCGCCAGCAGAACACGGCCCTGCCCAGCGTGCGCGGTGCGCGGGTCACCTCCCGAACCGTCGAACTCCTCCCTGACACCGACATGACGGAGCCCTTGGCCCCGTTCACCGCGGCTGCCGTCGGGCGGTGGACTCTGGACGAGTCGCACACCCTCCTGACCGCCGACCAGGCCCGTCAGGTGCCCGCCCCCTATCCAGGACTGGTCACCCTGGGCGCCGAACCGGACGGCAGCCACCTGCTCCTCAACCTGCCCGCGCGCGTCCTGCTCCTCGACGGTGACGACGACGCTGTCCGCGACACGGCACGCGCCATCGCCCTGGAAGCCGCCACCAGTACCTGGAGCGATCACGCCGAGATCCTCACCATCGGTCTGGGTACCGAACTGCCCGCTCTGCTGCCACAGGGCCGCCTGCGCGTCGTGCCGCACCTGCGCGCCGCCCAGAGCGACCTGGGCGAGCTCCTGCTGGAACACCACCAGGGCGGCTACGACAGCGAGGACCAACCGGAACCGCTGCCCTGGCTGCTGATCTGCTCCGCCGAGGCCACCCCAGACGACGCCCGCCACCTGGCCGACGCTCTCGCCGCCTCCCGGGACCTCCCCGTCGCGCTCGTGCTCCCCGCCAAGGGCGCCCGCGAGGCCTTCCCCGACGCCGTACGCCTGACGGCCGGCAAGGACGCGCCGCAGCGCCTTAACCTCCTGGAAAGCGACCTCGTCGTGCAGTCCCTGACCGAGGAGGACTACCGCGCCTTCCTCGAGGTCCTGCAGACCGCCGAGGAGCCGCCCCACCCGGCTGAGGGCCCCTGGCAGCTCGTGCCGCCCAGCGTGCTCGATACCCCGATCGGGCCGGACCGTCCTGCGTCAGAGCCGCACTTCGCCCGCCTGTCGGCTGTTCCTTCCGCGGATACCGAGGTCCCGTTCACGGCGCTGACCGCATCGGCCACCCCCAGCAGCACCTCGCCCGGATCCGTGCCCGCCTTCACCTCGATCGCGGCGCGCACCAGCCCGGAGCCCGACCTCCGCAGCACTGCCGAGGACCCCGTCGAGCCCGCCGGCGAGACCGCCGAACCCGCCGCCCCGGCAGAAGAGCCCGGCGAGCCGGCAGATGAACAGGCCCCGGAGATCCAGGTGCTCGGGCCGGTCACCGTCACCGGCATCCAGGCCTCCGGCCACGGCTTCAAACTCGCGCTGCTCGCCGCCCTCCTGCACTTCAAGGACGGCTGCACCATCGACACCGCCCGCGAGGCCATGGACCCCCGCAGCCCCTGGTCCAAGCAGACGCTGCAGGTGCGTATCTCCGAGCTCCGCAATCGCCTGGGCTCCGACGCGGACGGCATCCTCTACCTGCCCAAGACCCGCGCCGGAACCTACCGTCTGTCCCCCAAGGTCCGCAGCGACTGGCACCGCTTCCAGCAGCTCGCCGAACGCGGCCTCGCCAAGGGCCCCGGAGCCGGCATCGCCGACCTGGAGGCCGCGCTCGGACTCGTCCGCGGCCGGCCGTTCGGCGGCGCCGACCTCACCTGGGCCGCCGCCCGCATACAGGAGATGCTCGTCCGC